A region from the Hypomesus transpacificus isolate Combined female chromosome 11, fHypTra1, whole genome shotgun sequence genome encodes:
- the rrp12 gene encoding RRP12-like protein, with product MVKSGKLRSGVGSKLKRWKKGHSSDSNPQTSRFRQAAKGRYFSSPLEKSGLTVDALKLHNELQAGPLDTGPGVRGDAFMEEAEQARSERTSGTFLSGLSDCSNLTFRKVQRYWESNSAAHKEICAVLAAVTEVIRAQGGKETETEYFAALMTTLEAVDSGESLAAVAYLLNLVLKRVPTPVLISKFSDTSKALMDVLSAQASTESPLALRWILSCLATLLKKQDVSMWSYPSTLQIYQGLLVFTVHSKPKVRKAAQQGVCSILRGSDFLFTDDAPPHHPAASVTAKFCIKEMEQAGGSAEDTTTLHILGLMKELLVTFPLGAVKSCCETLLRVMTLSHVLVTACAMQAFHKLFSSKPNPATLSAELNAQIITALYDYLPSEGDLQPLLAWLAVMEKAHVHLGVLQSTLSLAHLPRLCSAAMSCLLSPHTQVVAAAASTLKTLLMECVAPHMEEIGPINPSTTSGNALHVCKMFRIVEEGLSYKFHSSWLFVLQILGCFYRAAGKQAHPIMTKSLQSLADLRSTPRFPYSGELDLAIGGAVESMGPELVLGAVPLNITGNEDDLEFPRSWLVPVIRDHVKNTQLAFYTSYFLPLAATLRQKALQLEQAGQKLEAKVYQTLQLQIWTMLPGFCVGPLDLVASFKGIARALGNAINERPDLRLTICQALRTIITKSCNTEEEKAEVRRFSKNFLPILFNVYSQQPGQGEIASHRMAVLDTIKVYLTITDTEMVCVFLQKATEKLSHPDSTEFIRLSVMDLMVAMAPQVDQVTMSNTFELIKPHLESKVASMQKKAYRVLEEMCGGERDECKAFVLSHLETLKHVLLETLKNASSPAKRPRLKCLIHIVKQLSEEHTDFITALIPEVIICTKEVSVGARKNAYGLLVEIGNAFMRFHGNAKEAIQQYLLLVYVGLTGSVTMITCTVLALTRLVFQFKDSIDMSTMEELLHNVCMLLRSRTREIVKASLSFIKVILFIMDPKTLASHATTMIEGIGSIQDDVRRHFRTKLKNIFTKLIRKFGFELVKSMLPVEHHKVLVNIRKEEARSKRRRQAEDQDGSESEDDMPTAKGESIEEILAESDSEPSDNEGKANKTQRKAGKQKGRAWLKEGQGDEPLNFLDPKVSQRVLATNPDLKKSAKKNHGFKVTSDGRLIIREDEDGKVNKDEEGEMKDILEEAGVKAKKTQKRKVQDGSFDDDMDIEPQLKYKAGGSGIHRPLGGSRDTGGDYRSKKGKGDVKKKGKVDPYAYIPLKKAQLNRRKRAKMQGQFKGMVRGAQKGALSGKKMQKNKKKV from the exons TCACCTTCCGGAAGGTCCAGCGCTACTGGGAGTCCAACTCTGCGGCCCAtaaagag ATCTGTGCGGTGTTGGCAGCAGTGACAGAGGTGATCAGAGCccagggaggaaaagagacggagacagagtACTTTGCTGCTCTG atgacCACTCTGGAAGCTGTGGATTCAGGAGAATCTCTGGCTGCTGTGGCCTACCTCCTCAACCTGGTCCTGAAACG GGTTCCTACCCCTGTGCTCATTTCCAAGTTTTCAGACACATCCAAGGCCCTGATGGACGTCCTGTCTGCACAGGCCAGCACAGAGTCTCCCCTGGCCCTCCgatgg atcCTGTCATGCCTGGCTACCCTCTTAAAGAAGCAGGACGTGTCAATgtggtcctacccctccaccctgcagatCTACCAAGGCCTGCTTGTCTTCACCGTCCACAGCAAGCCCAAG GTGCGTAAAGCAGCTCAGCAAGGCGTGTGTTCCATCCTCCGAGGCAGTGACTTCCTGTTTACTGATGATGCCCCGCCCCATCACCCTGCTGCCTCGGTAACCGCCAAGTTCTGCATCAAAGAGATGGAGCAGGCAGGAG GCAGTGCAGAGGACACCACCACGCTGCACATTCTGGGCCTGATGAAGGAGCTCTTGGTGACGTTTCCTCTGGGGGCTGTCAAGTCCTGCTGTGAGACCCTGTTACGGGTCATGACCCTCAGCCATGTG TTGGTGACCGCGTGTGCCATGCAAGCCTTCCACAAGCTGTTCAGCAGCAAGCCCAATCCTGCCACACTGTCTGCTGAGCTTAACGCACAGATCATCACG GCCCTGTATGACTACCTGCCCAGCGAGGGCGACCTGCAGCCGCTGCTGGCGTGGCTGGCAGTGATGGAGAAGGCCCACGTCCATCTGGGGGTGCTACAGAGCACGCTCAGCCTGGCCCACTTGCCCCGCCTCTGCTCCGCCGCCATGAGCTGCCtgctctccccacacacacaggtggtggCGGCTGCCGCCAGCACGCTGAAg accctgCTGATGGAGTGTGTGGCCCCTCACATGGAGGAGATTGGTCCCATTAATCCCTCAACCACCTCAGGGAACGCCCTTCACGTCTGCAAGATGTTCCG CATCGTGGAGGAGGGTCTGTCCTACAAGTTCCACTCCTCCTGGCTGTTCGTGCTGCAGATTCTAGGCTGCTTCTACAGAGCTGCAGGAAAACAAGCTCACCCCATCATGaccaag TCCCTGCAGTCCCTGGCAGACCTGCGCTCCACCCCCAGGTTTCCCTACAGCGGGGAGCTTGACCTGGCCATAGGGGGCGCTGTGGAGAGCATGGGCCCAGAGCTGGTTCTGGGGGCCGTGCCCCTCAACATCACCGGCAACGA GGATGATCTGGAGTTCCCTCGTAGCTGGCTGGTGCCTGTCATACGAGACCATGTCAAGAACACACAACTGGCCTTTTACACTTCCTACTTCCTGCCTCTCGCAGCAACGCTCCGGCAGAAAG CGCTGCAGTTGGAGCAGGCAGGACAGAAGCTTGAGGCTAAAGTCTACCAGACACTGCAGCTGCAG ATCTGGACCATGCTTCCTGGCTTCTGTGTGGGTCCGCTTGACCTGGTGGCTTCCTTCAAGGGCATCGCGCGGGCGCTAGGCAACGCTATCAACGAGCGTCCAGACCTCCGGCTGACCATCTGCCAAGCCCTGCGAACCATCATCACCAAGAGCTGCAACACAG aggaagagaaggcAGAGGTGAGGCGCTTCTCTAAGAACTTCCTGCCCATCCTGTTCAACGTGTACAGCCAGCAGCCAGGTCAGGGGGAGATCGCCTCACACAGGATGGCTGTCCTGGACACCATCAAAGTCTACCTGACCATCACTGACACGGAg atggtgtgtgtgttcctccagaaAGCCACAGAGAAGCTCAGCCACCCAGACAGCACAGAGTTTATAAG GCTGTCAGTGATGGATCTTATGGTTGCCATGGCACCCCAGGTGGACCAGGTGACCATGAGCAACACCTTTGAGCTGATCAAGCCCCACCTGGAG agcaaGGTGGCCAGCATGCAGAAGAAGGCGTACCGAGTGCTGGAAGagatgtgtggaggagagagggacgaaTGCAAGGCCTTtgtcctgtctcacctggaGACGCTCAAACACGTCCTGCTGGAGACCCTGAAGAATGCCTCCTCACCTGCCAAGAGG cCCAGACTGAAGTGTCTGATCCACATAGTGAAACAACTAAGTGAGGAGCATACAGACTTCATCACCGCCCTGATACCTGAG gtgaTTATCTGCACTAAGGAGGTGTCTGTCGGAGCTCGTAAGAACGCCTATGGTCTACTGGTAGAGATAGGAAACGCCTTCATGCGTTTCCATGGCAATGCTAAAG agGCTATCCAGCAGTACCTGCTCCTGGTGTATGTTGGTCTCACAGGTTCAGTCACCATGATCACCTGCACTGTCCTGGCCCTCACCAGGCTGGTGTTTCAGTTCAAAG ACTCCATAGACATGTCCACCATGGAGGAGTTGTTGCACAACGTGTGTATGCTGCTCAGGTCTCGTACCAGGGAGATCGTCAAGGCTTCCCTCAGCTTCATCAAGGTCATCCTCTTCATCATGGACCCAAAGACCCTGGCCTCACACGCCACCACCATG ATAGAGGGCATTGGGAGCATCCAGGATGATGTGAGGAGACATTTCAGGACCAAGCTGAAGAACATCTTCACCAAGCTCATCAGGAAGTTTGG gTTTGAGCTGGTGAAGAGCATGCTTCCTGTGGAGCATCACAAGGTTTTGGTGAACATCAGGAAGGAGGAGGCTCGCTCTAAGAGACGCCGGCAGGCTGAGGACCAGGACGGCTCAGAGAGTGAGGACGACATGCCTACAGCCAAGGgggagag tATTGAAGAAATCCTGGCAGAGTCAGACAGTGAGCCATCAGACAATGAAGGAAAGGCCAATAAGACCCAACGGAAGGCTGGCAAGCAGAAGGGCCGTGCCTGGCtgaaggaggggcagggagatgAACCACTCAACTTCCTGGATCCCAAGGTGTCCCAAAGAGTGCTAG CCACCAACCCTGACCTGAAGAAGAGCGCCAAGAAGAACCACGGCTTCAAGGTGACATCTGATGGACGACTGATcatcagagaggatgaggatggaAAAGTCAACAAAG atgaggagggagagatgaaggacatcctggaggaggctggagtcAAGGCA AAGAAGACCCAGAAGAGGAAAGTCCAAGATGGCAGCTTTGATGATGACATGGACATAGAGCCTCAGCTCAAATACAAAG CTGGTGGCTCTGGCATACACAGACCTCTGGGGGGCAGCAGAGACACGGGTGGAGACTACAGGTCCAAG AAAGGAAAGGGAGATGTGAAGAAGAAGGGCAAGGTTGACCCGTATGCCTACATCCCCCTGAAGAAGGCCCAGCTCAACCGCAG gaagcgAGCCAAGATGCAGGGTCAGTTTAAGGGCATGGTGCGAGGTGCCCAGAAGGGGGCGTTGTCTGGAAAAAAAATGCAGAAGAACAAGAAGAAGGTGTGA